The DNA sequence ATCCTGTTGCTTGCTCTCTGGCTGGCTCCCCTTGGCCCTCTGCTGCCATCCTCGCCTTAGCTCCATGATCTCCTTCCCATACCAGTCATGCAGGGTAGAGAAACAGGAGGTCTCAGGGGACACGGGGCTCTGTCCCCTGCTTAGGAGGAGGCTGGCAGGGCCCTGCAACTCCCATTCAGTCAAATCCCGACCCATGGGCCTGCTTCCCCTTTCTTCCACAGACCCATTGGGATTTCGGTCCCTAGGGAGAAAGTAACCATTCTCAGGGCCTGGAGCTGAGCGGTCAGCAGTCCGAGGCTTACTGCAGCTGGCAACACACTTCTGGGACACACAGCGATGCAAGGCCAGGCTCTGACGGGCATCCTGCAACTGGCTCTCCAATTCTCGGACTAcaagtctcatgtagccaaagctggctcGGGATAGTGCCTTTACCCAGGCCTCCTGGGCAACCTGCCCATCTGCTGCCAGCAGGTGTGGGTGAACTCCAGGGGCATCAAAGCGAATGGCGAAGGCAAATTCCTCGGGCACAGGAGCTTCAGCCAGCTCCACCGTGCAGCCCTCCAATACCACCAGGCTCAGAGGGGTCCGGCTTTCTCTGTTCTCAAAAGAGAATAGCAGGTTGCCCTTGAGCACAAACCAATATCTTCGGCCAGCACCACTGGAAGTAGGTGCTGTCCCTGGTCCCCCCCAAGTACGAAGGAAGCCGGTGTGATCTGCTGGAGAATCGCTCAGAGCATAGTGGGTCATGCTCCTCTTGTTCAGCTTCATGGCGTCCACAAAAATGCTGAGGTAGAGATGGTCGCACCTGGAGGAAAGGTCCCTAGCTCAGAAGACCTCCAGCCCAGTCCTGTGGCTGCTACTGTGTCCTTGCAGCTCTCAGACTTCATCTGTGAAGGACACTGACTAATCTTCCTTGCTGTTCTTTTCAAAGGTCATCAAAgggccacacacaaaaaaactggATATCAAAAAACTGTAACAGAAAAGACAATTGTATCAGAAGAACGAGAATGGCAGGACATTGATATGGTGGtttctatttgcttgttttttaaacatgTAGCCCATGGTGCTCTCCAACTCACTATGTATCTAAGGGTGCTCTTGAGCTGATCCAACTGTTTCCACCTCTGCAGTCCTAGGACTGCAGGCCTGCTGCCATGCTCAAATCCTGTGACCTTCCTGGGCCCCTACCAGCCTCTCTCAGTGGTGTCCAGCCCACCTTAATAAGAACCCGTGATTTAGGAGCCAGATGGAGTCAGGGGAAGGGGCAGCCAGCAATGGATCAAAGGGGGCCTGCTCTCTTAAACTCCAGTGGCACTGGAGGTACTGAAGACACCCACCAAATTCTGGTGCTCCAAGGTTCCTATGGCAGCTCAACCCACAAGAGTCATAATGAAGGAGAAGCAGTAAATGGTCTCACACATTCTTGGTGGGGTCTTGTTGGTGACACACTTATCAGAAGAGCCTAAAGAGGGGACAGGGTGGCCTCTTATCTAACCGCACTGCTCAGCCACATGGTTCCCACAGAGCCTGCAAAACAGCTCTCAAAAAATGTGACAATTGCTGTTCTAACTGTAGGGCCCAGTGAAAGGGCAGCCTCTTGCAGAAAGCCCTGCCTCCTGG is a window from the Microtus ochrogaster isolate Prairie Vole_2 chromosome 15, MicOch1.0, whole genome shotgun sequence genome containing:
- the Pheta2 gene encoding sesquipedalian-2, whose product is MKLNKRSMTHYALSDSPADHTGFLRTWGGPGTAPTSSGAGRRYWFVLKGNLLFSFENRESRTPLSLVVLEGCTVELAEAPVPEEFAFAIRFDAPGVHPHLLAADGQVAQEAWVKALSRASFGYMRLVVRELESQLQDARQSLALHRCVSQKCVASCSKPRTADRSAPGPENGYFLPRDRNPNGSVEERGSRPMGRDLTEWELQGPASLLLSRGQSPVSPETSCFSTLHDWYGKEIMELRRGWQQRAKGSQPESKQQDRP